From Danio aesculapii chromosome 18, fDanAes4.1, whole genome shotgun sequence, a single genomic window includes:
- the LOC130246003 gene encoding uncharacterized protein LOC130246003: protein MPQRKRALVPINTRRRAKADDDYFPFNSLPVECQLHVLSFLSEVDKCNSALVCSSWSCLVRSGKLWRVADYSRRGVFHLGQEGLLVSNREFERWKSWVHHYTHHLISRGASLLTLKASFDLGDQCNKWGELLSHLLENVHCRDLSHLDLNWTFTLLEPLDLRVHTSSSSHQDNITKMDQVNNFQILLARLVHSCPRITKMRLHFDWSETSVALITQFQHLRILELKYFWVFKGVSPNTLQTLTKSLPNLKSLTLHVLVPLRNLGISYTLESLSLEFLDVSPSRGLVFSRLNLPALRELRAKKIVRGITLDRRTRLRIQSRWPCLYQVLREGTPKLQALNNERLLPNWKEQSYRELTSILQQSCYCLQHLDSWLW, encoded by the coding sequence ATGCCTCAGCGGAAGAGAGCCCTTGTTCCCATTAATACGAGGAGAAGGGCTAAAGCAGACGATGATTACTTCCCTTTCAACTCCCTGCCGGTGGAATGTCAGCTCCACGTCCTCTCGTTCCTCAGCGAGGTGGACAAATGCAACTCTGCCCTTGTGTGCTCGAGCTGGAGTTGCTTAGTGCGCTCTGGAAAGCTCTGGAGAGTTGCGGACTACTCTCGCCGTGGGGTGTTTCATCTGGGCCAAGAGGGTCTGCTCGTATCCAACCGTGAGTTTGAGCGCTGGAAATCTTGGGTTCACCATTACACCCATCATCTTATATCCCGTGGTGCTAGTTTGCTTACTCTCAAGGCCAGTTTTGATCTAGGTGACCAGTGCAATAAATGGGGTGAACTTCTGTCACACCTTCTAGAGAACGTGCATTGTCGGGATCTCAGTCATTTAGACCTGAACTGGACGTTTACGCTCCTGGAGCCTCTTGACCTTCGCGTCCACACCAGTTCTAGTTCCCATCAAGACAACATCACCAAGATGGACCAGGTCAATAACTTCCAGATCCTCCTGGCCAGACTCGTCCACAGCTGTCCCAGGATCACCAAAATGCGCTTGCACTTCGACTGGTCCGAAACATCAGTTGCGCTCATCACTCAGTTTCAACACCTTCGTATATTAGAACTCAAGTACTTTTGGGTGTTCAAAGGAGTCAGTCCGAACACACTCCAGACGCTGACCAAATCTCTCCCTAATCTGAAGTCCCTCACGCTGCATGTTCTTGTACCACTTCGAAATTTAGGCATCTCGTACACTCTCGAATCGCTTTCGCTCGAGTTTTTAGATGTGTCGCCTAGTCGAGGGTTGGTTTTTTCAAGACTGAACCTTCCAGCGCTACGAGAGCTGCGGGCTAAAAAGATTGTTCGGGGCATTACTCTGGACCGGCGGACTCGACTGCGGATACAGAGCCGATGGCCCTGCTTGTATCAGGTCTTACGCGAAGGGACGCCCAAACTTCAAGCCCTTAACAATGAAAGACTCCTTCCGAACTGGAAAGAGCAAAGCTACAGGGAGCTGACGTCAATCCTCCAGCAGTCCTGCTACTGTCTTCAGCATTTAGACAGTTGGCTTTGGTGA